A window of Adhaeribacter arboris genomic DNA:
TGGTAGAGATTTCTATGTTTATGAAACAGATATTAAGTTTTTAGATTTAAATAAGAATAAAACTATTTTTAAATCTGTAAGATATAGTACGCCTTTAATAAATTCAGATTTTGTAATAAATGCGACATACGTCAATCGAATAGATGAAAAAGAAATTATGGAAGCAATTAAAAGTGTAGAAATTAGTAGTAAATAAACGTCGCCCAACACTGCATAATGTGCCATAGCTGGCTTTCTGCACTAAAGACATTTCTCAGGTTAGGGAAATGTGCGTCCTTGCTCCTACATTTTTACTACATTGCCGCAACGGCAATTATGCGATACCGTTGCCTGTAAGTTTATTAGTAAAAATGACCAAAGAAGAAGATAATTGGAATAAAGTAAAAGGTAAATTCAAAATTGGAGATGAAGTTGAAGGGGTAGTTGTCCATAAAGCCCCATTTGGTGATTTCATCAATATAGGAGTGGAATTTCTTGTCTTATTAGAAATCATCGTAATGAAGGATTTAACTCCAGAAAAATATAGGGAAGGATTGTATAACCCTATAGGCTCTAAAGTTAAAGCATACATTGTTTCATTTGAGGATTCAAGTAAACAAATCAGATTAGCCCAAAAGCAGCTAGATTAAAAAGGTGGAAAATGAAAAACCTTCAGGCAACAAGACCTTCACGACAGCTAAGCCGCCGCAAAGCCAAGAACGTTAGCCACAATTAAAAATAGGAATAATCAATGGACAAGAACCTATATTTACAAGAAATGGAAAACCTTATTAATAAGGCAATTGATAAGATGAAGTCCAATGATGCTTTTAAAATATATACAGCTAGTATCTGGACCGACCCAAACGCAGCGGCAAGTTCCATTTCATTTGACTCTGAAGAAAATTCAATTCTTAAAGTAAAGAGTTCTGATGAATTTCTTAAGAAGCATTATGACAGATTGATTGCAAAAGGTGAATTTGAAGAAGCACAATCATTTTTACCTGAAACAAGAAGAAATACCAATCCAGCAGATTTTGAATTGAGGGATTTAGTAGAGATTTCAAATTTATCCTTCCCCATAAATTGGGAAGAAGAATCAGACGGCGCCTGTTGGAATGAACTTGAGCCACTTTTATTGAAAATTGGGGAACAAACCTTTCACAGACTTCAAGAATTAAATCTTCACCAAGAATTTAAATTAGCAGTGAACGGGCCAGAAGATTGGTACGAACATATTTGGAAAAAAGAATAACAGTGGCTAACACCATGTATACCAAACCCTCGCTTCGCTTCAAGCTTGGCATACACGCGGCCCGTTATGCCCAATTATAAAACATTTATATACTCTTAATGAAAACAGTTTATTTTTCGCTCATTATTCTACTTTTTTCTTCTCAATCGATTTTAGCTCAGAAAAGTAAACCATTAAATCCTAAAGGAATTTATTCCGAAATTAAGGTAGCTAAGCAGAATAAAATGATCCAGGAGCTTATTGATACTAAAACAAGTGCTAGCTCGATCGAAACAATATTCAATAATATAAACCAGTATAATCCTCCAGTCTTGTATGTCTTTTCCCAAGCCTTGTTTGTTAACGGAGAATTACAAACAGGTATTGACTGGTATTTATTTGCTCAACTAAATGCTTTATATGATGCTAATCGGTGTTCTGATAAAACGGCAAGACAAGCAACAACTATTTTAGAATCTAAATTTAGGCCCGCTTATGAGGATTATATTAAATCAAATAAACAGGCATACCTTGAAAGTATAGACAAAGTAGTTATGCTATTTAATAAAATCCCGCAGGACTATGATATAAGATGGATTAATCTTCATGGAATGGATGCAGTTACTACTTCACTAAGTGACGAAAAAGAAAATAAAAATGATTTAAGTTTACCTAAAGAGTCTTGGCCTGAAATAAAAGAAAAAACAATTGGGCAATTTATTGAGGCAAATAGAAATAGTGTTAAATAAATAACTGGGCATAACACAATGTATAAAAAACCCTTGCTTCGCAGCAGGCTTTTCATACACGCGGCCCGTTAGCGGTAAATCATAATAATGAAAAACAAAGGATTCTCCACTTGTATAATATTCATTGCCGCAGTCCTATTTTCCTGCAACTCAAGTCTATTAGGCAAAAAGGTAGATAAGCTTGATTGGATGCATTCAGAGCCGAATTATGATAGTCTGCAAATGGAAAACAGAAGGATTGGTAAAAATTATCTAGTTGTTGATAGCTCTTATAATTCTGACTTTAACTATAATTTGCTAAATGCAATGGACAGCCTAATTGAAGCTTCCAGAAAATGGCCTGACGCAGAAAGGTTTTTCCTACCAGTAGCTGGTAAATATAAATATTATAGGTTTAAGGCAAGGTTCAAGGGCGTTTCTTACGACAACTCACTCAAGGATTTCAATGACATACTAATAATTAAAACGGATAGTGTAAACACCATTATCGACGCTTATCAATACACTTTAGAATGGGCAGAGTACCCTTTCACGACCGATTTGTACAGGATTTCAAATAAAGGAGAGCGGTTAGTAGATAAATTGAATGTGGATTCACTTGAGATGAAGAAAATCGCAGATTATGAAAATGGAAAGTTGCTGGATGATAAGGGTATTATTTACCTAAAACCTAAGAAATAGAAAAAAATCTACCGCTTACATTGTATAAAAATTATGCTACGGCCGACGGCCTTGCACGTTTTTTATACTACCCGTTAGATGTAAGTAGCATTTAAAATTGTGCTTCAATAAAGATGAAAAATCAAAAGAAATCATCACCCTTAGAAGTAGTGTGTACTTTCCTGATTTTAGGTGTACTGTTTACTGGTTTGTTTTTATTTATCAGTAACAGAAGAAAACAAAAGTTTCAATCAATTAAGCAGGAGTCAGGTATTACACAAGGAATTGTGACTTCAATAAAAGTTTACAAAGGTCGTTCAATCACTGTAAGGTATAAAGTTTCTGGAAATATTTACGAAGAAAGCGATGGTCTTGACGCTCAAGATAATGTTAATAAATGGGATAGTGTAACAATCAAATATTCAATTGCAAAACCTGAATTAATGATTACAGAATTTAATGAAGAATTCTATAAATAGAAATATACCAGCACTTAACCACACCTAAAAAGCACAAACGCACTTTTTAGCTAAGAACGTTAAGAACACGCGATTCGTATAAGTTTAGTTAGTTAAATTTTCTGACTCGCCACTTGTCCTTCTTAAATCATCTATCCTGATTAATTAGCCGATTGCCAAGCCATGCGTTGAAACAAAAAGTAACGACCGTTAATTTTTAAGGCTTCAAAACGGAGGGGGAAAGATTGGTTCGTGCGGGTAGAAAGCGTAGCGGTCACCGGAATCATGGCTTTATTTTTAGCGCTGTTGGTGCCCGTTCGTACATCGGCTAAAGTAAGCTCGGTTAAATTCAGCGTTTTACTAATGCCTTCCCGAATTACCGTTTCAAACGATTCCTTCAAACTGCTGGTAATAGCTTCGGAGGTTAATCCTTCCAAAACCGCCAACATATCTTCCGAGGCTTGTTTTTTTAAGGTTGCTAATTCCGTATCGGTGGGTACGTAAAGCGGGAGTTGTTCAAAGTCGTTCGCCTGAACCGCCGTAAAAACCACATTTGCTAACTCGTTAACGGTAGCGGTGCCGCGTTCGGCGGGTATATTGGGTAAGGATGAAGATAATGGATTTGAGGCCAAAGACCAAACTTGAGTAAAAAGGACCAAGGCAAAAACAAAAAATAATCTTTTCATAAGGCTTCACAGGTTGGTGGTAAGTAAGTAGTATATACGGCTAGAATGAATATTAAAGTTCTTTCTGCTGATCTAAATATTTCTAAGGCAGAATAGCGCGTAATATTTACTTTTGCCGTAGAAAAGCTCGGTTAAAACTATTAACGGTTACGTTAGATTACTCGTACGGGATATTTTGAATAAACAGGAAATATGCTTTTAAAAACGAAAAAAAGAATTGTGGGCCGCCGCGAGTTAATTCATTTGCCGGCTTTAGAACTTTTTAGCGTAGAAGCTAAAATTGATACCGGCGCTTTTACTTCGGCTATTCATTGCACCGATATCCGGGAAACAACCTTACCCGATGGTACCCCGGTAATCCGGTTTAATTTATTAGATCCTTCGCATCCCAAGTATCACCATAAAATATTTGAGTTTACGCAATTCTCGTTGCGCGACATTAAAAATTCTTTCGGCGACGTCCAGGAACGCTACGTTATCCGGACGCCGATTCAGCTTTTTGATAAAATTCTGGAAGCCGATCTTTCTCTTTCCGATCGAAGAGATATGAAGTACCCCATTTTAATTGGCCGGGCGGTATTACAGAAAAATTTTATCGTGGATGTAGCCCGTAAAAATGTAGCCGCCAAAACAAAACATAAAAACAGGTAAAGAAATAATTATGAAATTAGCCATTCTATCCCGGAATGCGAAGCTCTACTCCACCAAAAGGTTGGTAGAAGCGGCTCAGCAACGCGGGCATGAAGTAGTAGTATTAGATCATTTAAAATGTGACTTGGTGATTGAAGCGGGGCAACCTGCTATCATATATAAAGGCGTAAAACTTACGGATATAGATGCCATTATTCCCAGGATTGGCGCTTCCGTTACTTTTTACGGTACCGCGGCCGTACGCCAATTTGAAATGATGAAAGTAAAAAGCGCCGTTAACTCCCAAGCAATTGTGCGGTCAAGGGATAAATTGCGCTGCATGCAAATTTTATCCCGGGCCGGCTTAGGGATGCCGAAAACGGCCTTCACCAATTACTCTAAAGATGTTACCCAACTTATTGCCCAGGTTGGCGGGGCGCCACTAGTGATTAAATTGCTGGAAGGCACGCAAGGCTTAGGCGTAGTTTTGGCCGAAACCGATAAAGCCGCTGAATCGGTAATAGAAGCATTTCATAATTTAAAAGCCCGCATTATTGTCCAGGAGTTTATTGCCGAATCCAAAGGAGCCGATATCCGGGCTTTCGTGGTAAACGGCGAAGTAGTCGGGGCCATGAAACGCCAGGGAAAAGAAGGAGAGTTTCGCTCGAACCTGCACCGGGGTGGGAGCAGCCAGTTAATAAAGCTAAGCCGGGCCGAAAAAACGGCCGCTCTGCAAGCCGCCAAGGTGTTGGATTTAGATATAGCCGGAGTAGATATGTTGCAGTCGGCCCGGGGACCGCTCATTCTGGAAGTAAATTCCTCGCCGGGACTGGAAGGGATCGAAAAAACGACCAAGACCGACATTGCCGGTAAAATTATTGAGTACACGGAGAGTTTGGTAGAGAAGAAGAAGTTGAAACGGAGTACTAAAGTTACCAAAGAATAAATGCCCAAAGAAATTACCATTAATGGCAAAAGTATTTTGCCCGGCCAAAATGTGCAAACCCGCTTGTTGGTTTCGCGGCTGCCGAGTGGTACGGTAATCGATATTCCGGTATATGTATACCGCGCTAGGGAAGAAGGCCCGGTATTGCTGCTAATGGCTGGTATGCACGGCGACGAAGTAAATGGCATTGAAATTATCCGCCGCATGATTCGCCGGAAAATGTTGTATCCAACCCGGGGAACCATTATTGCTATTCCCATTTTAAATATTTACGGTTTTCTTAACTTTTCGCGCGAAGTGCCCGATGGGAAAGATGTGAACCGCAGTTTTCCGGGGAACAAATCCGGCTCTTTAGCCAGTCGGGTAGCGGATCGGTTTACCCGGGAAATCTTACCTTAT
This region includes:
- a CDS encoding ATP-dependent zinc protease family protein; the protein is MLLKTKKRIVGRRELIHLPALELFSVEAKIDTGAFTSAIHCTDIRETTLPDGTPVIRFNLLDPSHPKYHHKIFEFTQFSLRDIKNSFGDVQERYVIRTPIQLFDKILEADLSLSDRRDMKYPILIGRAVLQKNFIVDVARKNVAAKTKHKNR
- the rimK gene encoding 30S ribosomal protein S6--L-glutamate ligase, which produces MKLAILSRNAKLYSTKRLVEAAQQRGHEVVVLDHLKCDLVIEAGQPAIIYKGVKLTDIDAIIPRIGASVTFYGTAAVRQFEMMKVKSAVNSQAIVRSRDKLRCMQILSRAGLGMPKTAFTNYSKDVTQLIAQVGGAPLVIKLLEGTQGLGVVLAETDKAAESVIEAFHNLKARIIVQEFIAESKGADIRAFVVNGEVVGAMKRQGKEGEFRSNLHRGGSSQLIKLSRAEKTAALQAAKVLDLDIAGVDMLQSARGPLILEVNSSPGLEGIEKTTKTDIAGKIIEYTESLVEKKKLKRSTKVTKE
- a CDS encoding S1 RNA-binding domain-containing protein, with product MTKEEDNWNKVKGKFKIGDEVEGVVVHKAPFGDFINIGVEFLVLLEIIVMKDLTPEKYREGLYNPIGSKVKAYIVSFEDSSKQIRLAQKQLD